From Lycium ferocissimum isolate CSIRO_LF1 unplaced genomic scaffold, AGI_CSIRO_Lferr_CH_V1 ctg4069, whole genome shotgun sequence, one genomic window encodes:
- the LOC132044248 gene encoding protein DETOXIFICATION 33 — protein MMTSNSAEPLLDNHHEEKEVGFVKEFGGESKRLWELAGPAIFTSICQYSLGALTQTFAGQVGELELAAVSIENSVIAGLAFGVMLGMGSALETLCGQAFGAGQVRMLGIYMQRSWIILLTTACVLVPIYVVSPAILLFAGQTTRISNAAGKFALWMIPQLFAYAMNFPIQKFLQAQRKVLVMAWISAGVLVLHVLFSWLFILKLKWGLVGAAVTLNTSWWLIVILQLLYIFVTKSDGAWTGFSSLAFQDLFGFVKLSLASAVMLCLEFWYLMILIIITGLLPNPLVPVDAMSICMNISGWQAMISIGFNAAISVRVSNELGAGNARLAKFSVIVVSLTSTVIGATCMIVVLATRDYFPYLFTNSEAVANETKKLAMLLAWTVLLNSLQPVLSGVAVGAGWQALVAYINIACYYIVGLPAGVLLGFKLDLGAMGIWGGMIGGICLQTIILIAITAMTNWEKEASLAVTRVKQWGGAAASD, from the exons ATGATGACTAGCAACAGCGCTGAGCCCCTTCTTGATAATCATCATGAAGAAAAAGAGGTTGGATTTGTTAAAGAATTTGGTGGAGAGTCAAAGAGGCTATGGGAGTTGGCTGGTCCAGCCATTTTCACTTCGATATGTCAGTATTCACTTGGTGCACTCACTCAGACTTTTGCTGGTCAAGTTGGTGAGCTTGAACTTGCTGCTGTCTCTATTGAAAACTCTGTTATTGCCGGCCTTGCTTTTGGTGTCATG CTGGGAATGGGAAGTGCATTGGAGACATTATGCGGACAAGCATTTGGTGCAGGACAAGTGAGGATGCTGGGAATATACATGCAAAGATCATGGATCATTTTGCTCACCACTGCTTGTGTTTTGGTCCCTATTTATGTCGTCTCCCCTGCTATTCTCCTTTTCGCTGGTCAAACCACTCGCATCTCTAATGCTGCTG GAAAATTTGCTTTATGGATGATACCACAGTTGTTTGCTTATGCGATGAACTTTCCAATTCAGAAATTCTTACAAGCTCAGAGGAAAGTGTTAGTGATGGCATGGATATCTGCTGGAGTTCTAGTGCTTCATGTCCTTTTTAGCTGGTTATTTATACTGAAACTTAAATGGGGTTTAGTTGGAGCAGCTGTTACTCTCAATACGTCATGGTGGCTCATAGTAATTCTGCAGCTGCTCTACATCTTTGTCACCAAATCTGATGGAGCTTGGACTGGATTCTCATCCTTGGCTTTTCAAGACTTGTTTGGCTTTGTCAAGCTTTCGTTGGCCTCTGCTGTCATGTTGTG CTTGGAGTTCTGGTATTTGATGATACTGATCATAATCACAGGTCTTTTACCAAACCCATTGGTGCCAGTTGATGCTATGTCTATCTG CATGAACATTAGCGGATGGCAGGCCATGATTTCTATAGGATTTAATGCTGCCATCAG CGTGAGAGTATCTAATGAACTTGGGGCTGGCAATGCACgtctggcaaaattttcagtGATTGTAGTCTCCTTAACATCAACTGTCATAGGAGCAACTTGCATGATTGTCGTGCTAGCAACAAGAGACTATTTTCCGTACCTTTTCACCAACAGCGAAGCAGTTGCTAATGAGACGAAGAAGCTGGCAATGTTGCTCGCTTGGACAGTTCTATTAAACAGCCTTCAGCCTGTCTTATCCG GTGTTGCTGTTGGAGCTGGATGGCAGGCTCTTGTTGCATACATTAACATTGCATGCTACTATATTGTCGGTTTGCCGGCTGGAGTACTTTTGGGCTTCAAATTGGATTTGGGAGCTATG GGAATATGGGGTGGAATGATTGGAGGCATCTGTTTGCAGACCATTATCTTAATAGCTATTACAGCAATGACAAACTGGGAGAAAGAG GCCAGCCTAGCTGTAACTCGTGTAAAGCAATGGGGAGGAGCGGCTGCAAGTGACTAA